One part of the Bdellovibrio bacteriovorus genome encodes these proteins:
- a CDS encoding lipoprotein N-acyltransferase Lnb domain-containing protein, giving the protein MKYRSLTVLGLVFFAMISANAASLSADSEVNTTLIREFLSKTEMRLPPQVIKFVGPQTIDFKDMSSLPGNLCSKDVNYKDLVKSSILKFRKRIYLHKGLLPYLKGSKSPCAGDSIQNIAARALIFEISRLYDRSDKHWDNATDKAALSSCEFQHETDRQNGNLFPICQYYLKSSYRVSGSPAYKNLSDFKGNRIQSKNELPVRLGNIHELDSPDEHFAYNFTQFLTDPSYQCRKPSFHTYFQRLTGFVPFAAENCAPVTHLYTSTGAWKIDIDPAKVYEVHFLFASKGEEIMSRWGHSMLRLVVCAPTRKTVGPECLADVAYHVVLSYRANIDDVIVNYWDGLTGKYPSQIMTFSMNEVIDEYTRGQWRDLISLPLKISAAEKKILVESALEHYWSYAGDYKFLSNNCASETDQLMRAALPKNHSYQDTFAASPLGVYRNLKLHQLVDEGLLKDEKDAKRKGYFFPSQKESLDKAFNHMRPFFLGYRDLSEWAEYSKASDRAKVYETLETFEDIGNAYMLEKYAHLVQQGLQGKLIARLLQGDNREAAFVQVIAGINQASQNRLPWKLAQGGYGVPLAAEVVSDEEVALRLQEGIKWGGAYKELVMKKFPGIDRELVGIKQNLEQLTNRRRF; this is encoded by the coding sequence ATGAAATACAGATCACTTACAGTTCTGGGCCTTGTGTTTTTTGCGATGATCAGCGCGAATGCCGCGTCATTGAGTGCTGACTCCGAGGTCAATACGACACTGATCCGGGAATTCCTTTCAAAAACAGAAATGCGTCTGCCACCACAAGTGATCAAGTTCGTGGGTCCACAAACAATCGACTTTAAAGACATGAGTTCACTTCCAGGAAATCTGTGCAGCAAAGATGTGAACTATAAAGACCTGGTTAAAAGCAGCATCTTAAAATTCCGTAAACGCATCTATCTGCATAAAGGTCTTTTGCCTTACCTCAAAGGATCCAAGTCCCCTTGCGCCGGCGACAGCATTCAAAACATCGCCGCACGGGCCTTGATCTTTGAAATTTCCCGCCTGTATGACCGCTCAGACAAACACTGGGACAATGCCACCGACAAGGCCGCTCTTTCCAGTTGTGAATTCCAGCACGAAACCGATCGTCAGAATGGCAATCTGTTTCCGATCTGCCAGTATTATCTGAAAAGTTCTTACCGTGTTTCCGGCTCCCCTGCTTACAAGAACCTGTCGGACTTTAAGGGGAATCGCATTCAAAGCAAAAATGAACTTCCAGTGCGACTGGGAAACATCCACGAATTGGATTCTCCGGATGAGCATTTTGCATACAACTTCACGCAGTTTTTAACGGACCCCTCTTATCAGTGCCGTAAACCTTCTTTCCACACTTATTTCCAGCGCCTGACAGGATTTGTTCCATTTGCTGCCGAAAACTGTGCGCCCGTCACTCATCTTTACACCAGTACGGGGGCGTGGAAAATCGACATCGATCCTGCCAAGGTTTACGAAGTCCATTTCCTTTTTGCCAGCAAGGGTGAAGAGATTATGAGCCGCTGGGGGCACTCAATGCTTCGACTGGTGGTCTGCGCACCGACGCGCAAAACTGTAGGCCCGGAATGCCTGGCGGATGTGGCCTACCACGTGGTGCTAAGTTATCGCGCCAATATTGATGATGTGATTGTGAATTACTGGGACGGCCTGACCGGAAAGTATCCGTCACAAATCATGACGTTTTCAATGAATGAAGTGATTGATGAATACACCCGCGGTCAATGGCGCGATCTGATCAGCCTGCCGTTAAAGATCTCTGCCGCGGAAAAGAAAATTCTGGTGGAAAGTGCCCTGGAACATTACTGGAGTTACGCGGGCGATTACAAATTCCTGTCCAACAACTGTGCTTCAGAAACCGACCAATTGATGCGCGCAGCTTTGCCAAAGAATCATTCCTATCAGGACACCTTTGCGGCAAGCCCTTTGGGAGTTTATCGTAATTTGAAATTGCATCAGTTGGTGGATGAAGGCCTTTTAAAAGATGAAAAGGATGCCAAACGCAAAGGTTACTTCTTCCCAAGTCAGAAAGAATCCCTGGACAAGGCCTTTAATCACATGCGCCCGTTCTTCCTCGGGTATCGTGATTTGTCCGAATGGGCAGAATATTCCAAAGCCTCAGACCGCGCAAAAGTGTATGAAACGCTTGAGACCTTCGAAGACATCGGCAATGCCTACATGCTGGAAAAATACGCCCATCTGGTGCAGCAAGGCCTGCAGGGAAAACTGATTGCCCGCCTGCTTCAAGGCGACAACCGCGAAGCTGCGTTTGTGCAGGTTATTGCCGGCATCAATCAGGCTTCACAAAACCGACTGCCATGGAAGCTGGCTCAAGGGGGTTACGGTGTGCCGCTGGCCGCCGAAGTGGTTTCTGATGAAGAGGTCGCCTTGCGCCTGCAAGAGGGCATCAAGTGGGGCGGGGCTTACAAAGAATTGGTTATGAAAAAGTTCCCCGGCATCGACCGGGAGCTTGTTGGAATTAAACAGAACCTGGAACAACTAACAAACCGCAGGAGGTTTTAA
- a CDS encoding TetR/AcrR family transcriptional regulator yields MDTRTRALDLGRHYLQTLGFNGFSFQTVADALGIRKASLHYYFASKEDLGMALIEEYQKSYSDWALKREHLSAEEKMEQLIQMFVKIGADHKICPGGVLCADFGAVSNAMKKKLLQFHLGQRAWLIRTLKQGIREKTFRKNLPIEETADLIQASIQGGLQVARIRGEMKSFKTLGKTLIQNLK; encoded by the coding sequence ATGGACACTAGAACCCGCGCCCTGGACCTGGGACGCCATTATCTGCAAACCCTGGGGTTTAACGGCTTCAGCTTTCAGACCGTCGCAGACGCCCTGGGCATCCGCAAAGCCAGTCTGCATTACTATTTCGCCTCAAAAGAAGACCTGGGTATGGCTCTGATCGAGGAATACCAAAAGTCCTATTCCGACTGGGCCTTAAAAAGAGAGCATCTCTCTGCCGAAGAAAAAATGGAACAACTGATCCAGATGTTTGTCAAAATCGGTGCGGATCACAAGATCTGCCCCGGGGGAGTTTTGTGCGCGGATTTTGGGGCGGTTTCAAACGCCATGAAGAAAAAACTGCTGCAGTTTCATCTGGGACAAAGAGCGTGGCTGATTCGCACACTGAAGCAGGGCATTCGCGAAAAAACTTTCCGAAAAAATCTTCCCATCGAGGAAACCGCTGATCTGATTCAAGCCAGCATTCAAGGGGGACTGCAGGTGGCGCGCATTCGCGGCGAAATGAAAAGCTTCAAAACCCTGGGCAAAACTCTGATTCAGAATCTTAAGTGA
- a CDS encoding acetyl-CoA C-acetyltransferase, with protein sequence MSNRKTMRPVAILAGSRTPFTKSFTHYSRTSNRELMTATVRDLVDKTQLRGALLGDVSLGAVMKNASDWNLARETVLGAGLDPHTPGYDVQRACGTGLETVAQIALKIASGQIESGIGGGTDTNSDIAGVLPHEFSWIMMEAQKEKTLGGRLKKFAELKLQYLKPRFPNVQEPRTGKSMGDHTEMMVKDWMITREAQDELAYHSHQNAAKAYADGFYKDLVFEFKGLKQDIFVRPDTTMEKLAKLKPAFDFNGTGTLTAGNSTPLTDGASAVLLGSEEFAKEKNLPVLAYFVDADYAAVDFVKGEGLLMAPTRAVANLLRRNNLTLQDFDFYEIHEAFAGQVLCTLKAWEDEQYCRTQLGWDKALGSIDRSKMNVKGGSLALGHPFAATGGRIVASLAKMLAQKGSGRGLISICTAGGMGVAAIIER encoded by the coding sequence ATGAGCAACCGTAAAACCATGAGACCCGTCGCCATCCTGGCCGGCTCCAGAACTCCGTTCACAAAATCCTTCACACATTATTCCCGCACTTCGAATCGGGAACTGATGACGGCGACGGTCCGTGATCTGGTCGACAAGACCCAGTTGCGCGGGGCTTTGCTGGGGGATGTGTCTTTGGGGGCGGTGATGAAAAACGCCTCCGACTGGAACCTGGCCCGGGAAACTGTTCTGGGGGCCGGACTTGATCCACACACGCCGGGTTATGATGTGCAACGTGCCTGCGGTACGGGGCTTGAGACGGTGGCACAAATTGCCCTGAAGATCGCCTCAGGCCAGATCGAAAGCGGCATTGGCGGCGGTACCGATACCAACAGTGATATCGCCGGTGTTTTGCCGCATGAATTTTCCTGGATCATGATGGAAGCACAAAAAGAAAAAACTTTGGGTGGGCGTCTGAAAAAGTTCGCCGAACTAAAACTTCAGTATCTGAAGCCGCGTTTCCCTAACGTGCAGGAACCACGCACTGGCAAATCCATGGGTGATCACACGGAAATGATGGTGAAAGATTGGATGATCACGCGCGAGGCCCAGGACGAACTGGCTTATCACAGTCATCAGAACGCCGCCAAAGCGTATGCGGATGGCTTTTATAAAGACCTCGTGTTTGAATTTAAAGGTCTGAAGCAGGACATCTTTGTTCGTCCCGACACGACCATGGAAAAGCTGGCAAAACTCAAACCCGCCTTTGATTTCAATGGCACGGGCACGCTGACTGCCGGCAACAGCACTCCGCTGACTGATGGCGCCTCCGCCGTGCTTTTGGGCAGCGAGGAATTTGCCAAAGAGAAAAACCTGCCGGTGCTGGCGTATTTTGTGGATGCTGATTACGCGGCCGTGGACTTTGTAAAAGGCGAAGGTCTTTTGATGGCCCCGACACGCGCGGTGGCTAATCTTCTTCGCCGCAATAACCTGACTTTGCAGGATTTCGACTTCTATGAGATTCACGAAGCCTTCGCGGGCCAGGTGCTCTGCACTTTGAAGGCCTGGGAAGATGAGCAATACTGCCGCACACAACTGGGCTGGGACAAGGCACTGGGATCCATTGATCGTTCCAAAATGAACGTCAAAGGTGGAAGTCTTGCACTGGGCCATCCCTTTGCGGCGACCGGTGGAAGAATTGTGGCCAGCCTTGCCAAGATGCTCGCACAAAAGGGTTCCGGTCGTGGGCTGATCTCCATCTGTACCGCAGGTGGTATGGGTGTGGCCGCGATCATTGAAAGATAG